From a single Tachypleus tridentatus isolate NWPU-2018 chromosome 6, ASM421037v1, whole genome shotgun sequence genomic region:
- the LOC143253029 gene encoding uncharacterized protein LOC143253029, translating to MNTCPIDRTQFSLIYVCFQFGEKVRRQFPVRNILHKDDNHEQHVKDYTCCEICGLPDSEDILLACGFGCHCGCVAFPLRNSFMKKCLCPYFLPTVESSHWSSVQESFLQEILDNFQVVLSNNFKSNVTVFGRATFPKIGSKSVNTYIQRRKIKGESTCKRKEISRTKVKRPSLAFYRFLAALLAVTKKVGNDHRLIKSPLGHTLLIARHLGFSQTVNVLDNGTGISLIPLHSDRNELEVVNESFDSEGDVSLAHMCIRSPVRTHAKEVLVSLFVSSRSCIPTVPSLESHRNYDMIDSIFEIQPCINYDSRIMWNRSLKSTDYSVSLKAPSGSIQKRPQDPVSQDTSSKETSSQGYSKCRSTNQEDFSSSSKESVSVYNRCMLSRTSYSKESVSNSNDSRPTDGQYSVSCIHHRHHKGKHKHSHRKEKKNTHIEEDVDIYSDIESLGESTLLIEDDSTNHQFSLSSNTVYHPNSLIGSLEEGSDSSENELVIDEDAKVGEEQRYSDGENSHTNHSAEILSGKYKGDVTIEKNLSQETVEKDNDEECPESFPCSNSSKNNGSNENEEALKNYKKEQYEQDKKRHVLEQNVGICKVGKRETGSEVNEICFDVVEESVHVNISKGGRDIAYQTEEKEDIEVEVAADKDQIEDDCRQQQDEESGDTGETKIIEFDDVQEQNCDGDDDARYLAENMEDSGVQNQRNKKERLGEIDKTEYTESDDFQEYEDAKGRATNLDEIENVEDGEVEEHEDNNEERMMNVNTEDNTNQEFNTEDENNQDEAELYDVENMEGEDNRGTSSQEFGEMIWNNEKNLYGTRISVCTEEPQKTLILEKQEGEKNEVIREAKENVVKQKTSMHYEKEVSDQQQLGDSNNNVEFSHEISLNLAEVEDISEDESEMVCQGDSVKNEVNRNKDISCNEQNDVEKKVALLFANEEKCNTVDNQKQESKSRKKHKNSYKASQINIDDEAEEGEIIENVHSKKRREKERHSSRHNLQEEYDDLTDLTPRINISDLPRIPKIKKVEVERTLEQTIGTKRTSVLERIDAGSSEISWKKLSKTTKDRNYRDRKPKDENILYQREIKVNKEKNQSYKSDFDRWKQDGWSREGNKHQKPDLDQWKQDSRSKEGAKNQQTDSTYIRNDDKYKRIGSNRVKDQLEVDLWKEKNNVEISENNQFSNEKRVEREIEKYFDKSNEKQEWRVDKSNEKKSEKNYRERYKNKEYKEENNRSKEKEKYRRHLHEHLSEKVRERDSRKEEKTKIFGEKYEGHKEKSDKQEKKHLDKNRYRDHKKKKGRGSSPYSDITSLDAKEIYAKGDSIIINVNFNRNTLKDSEVVGHVDDAPEKHIDNRFQKSKSLTGDSANKRKCKSYEEFSNLNNQCLSLKSDIFEESFHKQSSENVDCGEAISEHTPKEIPLDEDFQLEKDTLMSNNDLKLDNFDFGDRNYSENETENDFQKKVERNIDSQLESNGKEEVYLPSYNEPKSHFKNKNLSRRYFPQSPSPPDDSYDPCEPTCSPNIQDIYCHTASTVHEGRPKPPPSPELPPLPTEPEPEEPPLPDIPLTNYNFHVSEPNTLVSTAVLTALSTLDTVSHKVSQSSEFDGLHRAIILPNLRIPPPNFMHQSYHRNFASGNRAHLNSGSLPLPNQHLGAAPPHVMFTASHLQNVISRGMFSTQPPPSLSSVNMSNSLLPPSNALGAFSQIRSQNLRTEVSSSSNPILTNIPPLSIGLPSQMSLPNLRQPPPPLPASVQSQIFPLSQPAVSVAQTTPLSPVNSTVTHVSSSQVITKQQLQEDVTDVVDMDVASPYSPYSPGDSLILEIEEEEKPTASVFPKNYVSVPKDSFDSLLSSEKLTISLNKRNCGSYKDKSRKSKNENHQNFESFDSQLSSESYSKQETSGHCSKKQKIDSKPEANKHKHLIRFEVIDRYKLSASVAGKKQTEKKGVLIKLDESQLKILDELPSSAVEMQVKEKFLKKLNRQERVVEEVKLAVKPYYNKKEITKDEYKEILRKSVPKICHSESGEINPVKIKALVEGYVKKLKHQRKKSLSGTKHGK from the exons ATGAACACTTGCCCAATAGACAGAACACAATTTAGTCTCAtctatgtttgttttcaatttggtGAAAAAGTCAGAAGACAG TTTCCAGTACGAAACATCTTACACAAGGATGATAATCATGAGCAACATGTGAAGGATTACACATGCTGTGAAATCTGTGGTTTGCCTGACAGTGAAGATATACTTCTAGCTTGTGGTTTTGGGTGTCACTGTGGATGTGTAGCCTTTCCATTAAGGAATTCATTTATGAAGAAATGCCTCTGCCCATATTTTTTGCCAACTGTGGAATCTAGCCATTGGT cTTCAGTTCAAGAATCATTCCTACAAGAGATTTTGGACAATTTTCAAGTTGTGCTGAGtaataatttcaaatcaaatgtTACTGTTTTTGGGAGAGCTACATTTCCTAAAATAGGTAGTAAGAGTGTTAATACATACATTCAAAGAAGAAAAATCAAGGGAGAATCTACTTGTAAAAGGAAAGAGATTTCAAGAACCAAG GTAAAACGACCATCACTGGCATTTTATAGGTTTCTTGCAGCACTTCTGGCTGTGACAAAGAAAGTGGGTAATGACCACAGACTGATAAAATCTCCTCTTGGTCACACTTTGTTAATAGCAAGACATCTGGGTTTTTCACAAACAGTTAACGTTTTGGATAATGGTACAGGAATCTCATTAATTCCCTTACACAGTGATAGAAATGAGCTAGAGGTTGTGAATGAAAG CTTTGATAGTGAAGGTGATGTTAGTTTAGCACATATGTGCATAAGAAGTCCAGTTAGGACTCATGCAAAAGAAGTTCTTGTTAGCCTTTTTGTTTCATCAAG gtCTTGTATACCTACTGTGCCTTCGTTAGAAAGTCACCGGAACTATGACATGATAGATTCCATTTTTGAGATACAACCTTGTATAAATTATGACTCACGAATTATGTGGAATAGAAGTTTAAAATCCACAGATTATTCTGTGAGTCTGAAAGCCCCAAGTGGTAGTATACAGAAGAGGCCACAAGATCCAGTCTCCCAGGATACTAGCTCTAAAGAAACTTCATCTCAAGGATATTCTAAGTGTAGAAGTACAAATCAAGAGGACTTTAGTAGTTCCTCTAAAGAAAGTGTTTCTGTATATAATAGATGTATGCTATCCAGGACTTCATACTCAAAagaaagtgtttctaattctaatGATTCCAGACCCACAGATGGTCAGTATAGTGTATCTTGTATTCATCATCGTCATCATAAAGGAAAGCATAAACattcacacagaaaagaaaaaaaaaacactcatataGAGGAAGATGTTGATATATACAGTGACATTGAGTCATTAGGGGAAAGTACTTTGTTAATAGAAGATGACAGCACTAATCATCAGTTTTCTTTGTCAAGCAATACTGTTTATCATCCTAATTCACTGATTGGCAGTCTTGAAGAAGGTAGTGACTCTAGTGAAAATGAGTTAGTAATAGATGAAGATGCCAAAGTTGGAGAAGAACAGAGGTATAGTGATGGTGAAAATTCCCACACAAACCACTCTGCTGAAATTTTGTCTGGGAAATATAAAGGTGATGTGACTATAGAAAAAAATTTATCACAAGAAACTGTTGAAAAAGATAATGATGAAGAATGTCCTGAAAGTTTTCCTTGTAGTAATTCTTCAAAAAATAATGGTTCTAATGAAAATGAAGAAgctttaaaaaactataaaaaggAACAGTATGAACAAGATAAAAAGAGGCATGTATTGGAACAGAATGTTGGTATTTGTAAAGTGGGCAAGAGAGAAACAGGTAGTGAggttaatgaaatatgttttgatGTAGTTGAAGAGTCTGTTCATGTGAATATAAGTAAAGGTGGCAGAGATATTGCATatcaaactgaagaaaaggaagATATTGAAGTAGAAGTAGCAGCAGACAAAGATCAAATTGAAGATGATTGTCGACAACAACAAGATGAAGAAAGTGGAGACACAGGTGAAACTAAAATCATAGAATTTGATGATGTTCAAGAACAAAACTGTGATGGTGATGATGATGCGAGATACCTAGCTGAAAACATGGAAGATAGTGGTGTCCAAAACcagagaaacaagaaagaaagactTGGAGAAATAGATAAAACTGAATATACTGAAAGTGATGATTTTCAAGAATATGAGGATGCCAAAGGAAGAGCCACAAATTTAGatgaaatagaaaatgtagaggaTGGTGAAGTTGAAGAACATGAAGATAATAATGAAGAAAGAATGATGAATGTAAATACAGAGGATAACACTAATCAAGAATTCAATACTGAGGATGAAAATAACCAGGATGAGGCAGAGTTATATGACGTAGAAAATATGGAAGGTGAAGACAATAGAGGAACTAGTTCTCAGGAATTTGGAGAAATGATATGGAATAATGAAAAGAATTTGTATGGAACTAGAATTAGTGTCTGTACTGAAGAACCtcaaaaaactttaattttggaAAAGCAGGAAGGAGAAAAGAATGAAGTAATTAGAGAAGCCAAAGAGAACGTAGTAAAACAGAAAACTTCTATGCATTATGAGAAAGAGGTTAGTGATCAACAACAATTAGGGGACTCAAATAATAATGTGGAATTTTCTCATGAGATAAGTTTAAATTTGGCAGAAGTAGAAGATATTTCTGAAGATGAAAGTGAAATGGTTTGTCAAGGAGATAGTGTCAAAAATGAAGTGaatagaaataaagatatttcttgtAATGAGCAAAATGATGTTGAGAAGAAGGTGGCTTTACTTTTtgcaaatgaagaaaaatgtaataCAGTTGATAATCAAAAACAGGAATCAAAGTCAAGGAAAAAACATAAGAATAGTTACAAGGCAAGTCAAATTAATATAGATGATGAAGCAGAAGAAggtgaaataattgaaaatgttCATTCAAAGAAGCGCAGAGAAAAAGAGAGACACAGTTCACGGCACAATCTACAAGAAGAATATGATGATTTAACAGACCTTACCCCTCGAATCAATATATCAGATCTCCCAAGAATTcccaaaataaaaaaagttgaaGTGGAGCGAACTTTAGAGCAGACTATAGGAACTAAACGAACTAGTGTATTAGAAAGAATAGATGCTGGATCTTCTGAAATCAGTTGGAAAAAATTGTCAAAGACTACTAAAGATAGAAATTACAGAGATAGAAAACCTAAAGatgaaaatatactttatcagcgtgaaataaaagtgaataaagaaaaaaaccaatccTATAAGTCAGATTTTGACAGATGGAAACAGGATGGTTGGAGTAGAGAAGGAAATAAACATCAGAAGCCAGATTTAGATCAGTGGAAACAAGACAGTAGAAGCAAAGAAGGAGCTAAAAACCAGCAGACAGATTCTACTTATATCAGAAATGATGACAAATACAAGAGAATAGGGAGTAATAGAGTTAAAGACCAGTTGGAAGTTGATTtgtggaaagaaaaaaataatgtagaaatatctgaaaataatcaattttctAATGAAAAAAGAGTTGAAagagaaatagaaaaatattttgacaaaagtaATGAAAAACAAGAGTGGAGAGTAGATAAGAGCaatgaaaaaaaatctgaaaagaaCTATAGagaaagatataaaaacaaagaatataaagaaGAGAATAATAGGAGTAAGGAAAAGGAAAAGTACAGGAGGCATTTGCATGAACATTTATCTGAAAAAGTCCGAGAACGTGACAGtcgaaaagaagaaaaaacaaaaatctttggTGAAAAGTATGAAGGACACAAAGAGAAATCtgataaacaggaaaaaaaacatcTTGATAAAAATCGTTATCGTGACCATAAAAAGAAGAAAGGTCGAGGATCAAGTCCATATTCTGATATAACATCACTTGATGCAAAAGAAATCTATGCCAAAGGTGATAGTATTATTatcaatgttaattttaatagaaatacaCTCAAGGATTCTGAAGTAGTGGGACATGTTGATGATGCACCAGAAAAACACATTGACAACAGATTTCAGAAATCTAAAAGTCTAACGGGAGATAGtgctaataaaagaaaatgtaaaagttatgaagagttttcaaatttaaacaaTCAATGTCTTTCCTTGAAAAGTGACATTTTTGAAGAAAGCTTTCATAAACAAAGTTCAGAAAATGTTGACTGTGGTGAAGCCATCTCTGAACATACCCCAAAAGAAATTCCTCTTGATGAAGACTTTCAGTTGGAGAAAGATACCTTAATGAGCAACAATGATCTGAAATTAGATAATTTTGATTTTGGGGATAGAAATTATTCTGAGAATGAAACTGAAAATGATTTTCAGAAAAAAGTGGAACGAAATATTGATTCACAATTAGAGTCCAATGGCAAAGAAGAAGTTTATTTACCTAGTTATAATGAACCTAAAagtcatttcaaaaataaaaatttatcaagaAGATATTTTCCACAATCTCCATCTCCTCCAGATGATAGTTATGATCCTTGTGAACCAACCTGTAGCCCAAATATACAAGATATTTATTGTCATACAGCATCTACAGTGCATGAAGGAAGACCAAAGCCACCACCCTCACCAGAATTGCCACCACTTCCAACTGAACCAGAACCAGAAGAACCACCATTACCAGATATTCCTTTGACTAATTATAACTTCCATGTCTCAGAGCCAAACACATTAGTTAGTACTGCTGTATTGACTGCTCTCTCAACATTAGATACTGTGAGTCATAAGGTATCTCAGTCATCTGAATTTGATGGGCTTCATAGAGCAATAATTTTGCCAAACCTTAGAATTCCTCCACCAAACTTTATGCATCAGTCATATCATAGGAACTTTGCTTCAGGCAACAGAGCTCACCTGAATTCTGGTAGTCTCCCATTACCAAATCAACATCTTGGTGCAGCACCTCCACATGTGATGTTTACAGCTTCACATTTACAGAATGTAATCTCAAGGGGAATGTTTTCAACACAACCTCCTCCTAGTTTGTCATCGGTAAACATGTCAAATTCACTTTTACCTCCTTCAAATGCTTTAGGTGCTTTTTCTCAAATAAGGTCACAAAATCTCAGAACAGAAGTTTCCTCATCTTCCAATCCAATATTGACAAACATTCCACCTCTCAGTATAGGATTACCATCTCAAATGTCTTTGCCTAACCTCAGACAACCACCACCTCCACTTCCTGCTTCTGTTCAAAGTCAGATATTCCCACTGAGCCAACCTGCTGTGTCTGTGGCTCAGACAACACCTTTATCACCAGTTAATAGCACAGTGACACATGTATCAAGTTCTCAGGTTATTACAAAGCAGCAACTCCAAGAAGATGTAACAGATGTTGTAGACATGGATGTTGCATCTCCATATTCTCCTTATTCACCTGGTGATTCTTTAATATTGGAAATTGAAGAAGAGGAAAAGCCAACTGCCTCAGTTTTTCCAAAGAATTATGTTTCTGTGCCAAAAGACTCATTTGATTCATTACTTTCATCAGAAAAATTAACCATTTCTCTTAATAAAAGAAATTGTGGTTCATACAAGGATAAATCAAGGAAATCAAAGAATGAGAATCATCAGAATTTTGAGTCATTTGATTCTCAGTTATCATCAGAAAGCTATTCCAAGCAAGAAACTTCTGGACACTGTTCTAAAAAGCAAAAAATAGATTCAAAACCAGAAGCCAACAAGCATAAACACTTAATAAGATTTGAGGTTATTGATAGATATAAACTGAGTGCCTCTGTTGCTGGTAAAAAGCAAACAGAGAAAAAAGGAGTCTTGATAAAACTGGATGAATCCCAATTGAAAATTTTGGATGAGTTACCAAGTTCAGCAGTGGAAATGCAAGTTAAAGAAAAG TTCCTCAAGAAACTTAATCGGCAGGAGCGAGTTGTTGAGGAAGTGAAACTTGCAGTTAAACCATAttacaacaaaaaagaaattacCAAGGATGAATACAAAGAAATTCTCAGAAAGTCTGTTCCAAAG